The Lates calcarifer isolate ASB-BC8 unplaced genomic scaffold, TLL_Latcal_v3 _unitig_792_quiver_1006, whole genome shotgun sequence genome contains a region encoding:
- the LOC108879920 gene encoding probable D-lactate dehydrogenase, mitochondrial: MVVDPTDPEELHQVHLFTERLARRALAMGGTCTGEHGVGLGKRALLCEEMGSMAIQVMQGLKDTLDPHNMMNPGKILQPREL, encoded by the exons ATGGTGGTGGACCCCACTGACCCAGAGGAGCTGCACCAGGTCCACCTGTTCACTGAGAGACTGGCCAG GCGAGCCCTGGCCATGGGTGGCACATGTACAGGCGAGCACGGAGTAGGTTTGGGGAAGAGAGCACTACTGTGTGAGGAGATGGGATCCATGGCTATCCAGGTCATGCAGGGTCTCAAAGACACCCTTGACCCACATAATATGATGAATCCTGGGAAAATTCTACAGCCAAGAGAACTATAA
- the LOC108879922 gene encoding E3 ubiquitin-protein ligase znrf1-like, with protein sequence MGGKQSTAGRPRGAFPGVSTDDSAVPPSAHFGHYRPSGTMGLRSRSVSSVAGMGIDHSPAVPFGFYTPRGTDSDRAGGGSGGTTAAPHGTGYQDTGGGGHHTDGVLYLGSRGSLADALPLHIAPRWFSAHSGKGGLLCARTHTHTHTHTRIWVTLKD encoded by the coding sequence ATGGGGGGAAAGCAGAGCACGGCGGGGCGGCCCCGGGGTGCTTTTCCCGGTGTCTCTACGGATGACAGCGCTGTGCCACCCTCGGCCCACTTCGGCCACTACCGGCCGAGCGGCACCATGGGCCTGCGAAGCCGTTCAGTGAGCTCTGTTGCCGGGATGGGCATCGATCACAGTCCCGCCGTGCCCTTCGGCTTCTACACCCCTAGAGGGACGGACTCGGATCGAGCTGGAGGGGGGTCAGGGGGTACTACAGCCGCCCCCCACGGTACCGGTTACCAGGACACTGGGGGCGGAGGGCATCACACGGACGGGGTGCTCTATCTGGGGTCCCGGGGGTCGCTGGCTGACGCCTTGCCCTTGCACATCGCACCCCGCTGGTTCAGCGCGCACAGCGGTAAGGGCGGTCTACtttgcgcgcgcacacacacacacacacacacacacacacgcatttgGGTGACGCTGAAGGATTAA